In Bacillota bacterium, the following are encoded in one genomic region:
- a CDS encoding polymer-forming cytoskeletal protein: MALRLLTSSAQEVSQEQAKPTTVLGPDVSLEGDINLTGDIRIDGNVRGTIHSEQTVTIGESAFIQADVVACRCYISGRFEGNLKVRETCKITSTGSVCGDIQVGSLVVEEGGKLSGRCQVVQEPEGGNKALPADAFIKGKPVENREVGVS; the protein is encoded by the coding sequence GTGGCATTAAGGTTGTTGACAAGCAGCGCCCAGGAGGTCAGCCAGGAACAGGCCAAGCCCACGACTGTTTTAGGACCCGATGTCTCCTTGGAAGGAGACATCAATCTCACCGGGGATATCCGGATCGATGGTAACGTCCGGGGGACTATCCACTCTGAGCAGACTGTGACCATTGGAGAGTCAGCTTTTATACAGGCCGATGTGGTGGCCTGCCGGTGCTATATTTCCGGTAGGTTTGAGGGTAATCTGAAGGTACGGGAGACCTGTAAGATTACTTCCACAGGTTCGGTGTGCGGCGATATCCAGGTGGGTTCCCTAGTGGTGGAGGAAGGCGGCAAGCTGTCGGGGAGATGCCAAGTGGTGCAAGAACCAGAAGGGGGCAATAAGGCGCTGCCCGCCGACGCCTTCATTAAGGGAAAACCGGTCGAGAACCGGGAAGTTGGAGTTAGTTAA